ctgggttttttgtttttagttcaaTCAGGAAACAGATTCCTGTTCATTCCACAGGCTTGTTCTATGCCCTTGGACTGGTTCTCTTCTGTCTTCAAATTATATTTTCCCTATTTCCAAGCCTGATGACTAGAGTTACCTTattaaaaattcttatttttgCTGTTTGAATAGGAACTGAGAACTGGAGGTTATACTAATCTCTAACCCTAGATGGTtgctggtggtagtggtgggTTCTGTGCCTTCATTGTTCTCAGGTGCTTAAACCTTTTCAGACATTTAAAAACTCTAGATATAGTGAAGACTCATGTGTGATGAAGACCTGATCTCATATATATTACATGTATATTGTAGATACAACATGGGTTCTTGGAGGTGAGGGGCTGAGATTGGGATAAATAAATGGTGCTCAGGCTTCCTGTTGCTCAAGGCCAAAGGTCTTTACAAGTTGGTGGTCCACCAGGCCAGTGTCCAGGGGAGCCACATCTCACATTCCTTCTCCTGCCAGGTTGCAGAGGCAGTGTTAACGTCTCAACTGAATCCAAATCAAGAGAAGTCAGATTTTATTATCAAGACCCCAAAGGTAATGCTCTATGCCCCACCCTGTACCATTAGAGTGCCTTGGAGGAGTGCCCTCTGCTTTGCTTCTCTCTGCCTGACTCCTCTTAATGTCCTTTTTAaacattaaattttttaatttttattgtgctttaagtgaaagtttacaaatcaagtcagtctctcatgtaaaaacttatatacaccttgctgcatactcccagttactccccacctaatgagacagcctgctctctccctccactctctcttttcgtgtccatttcgccagcttctaaccccctctaccctctcatctcccctccaggcaggaggtgccaacatagtctcaagtgtccacctgatccaagaagctcactcctcaccagcatccctctccaacccattgtccagtccaatccatgtctgaagagtttgctttgagaatggttcctgtcctgggccaacagaaggtctgggggccatgaccaccggggtccttccagtctcagtcagaccattaagtctggtcttctgatgagaatttggggtctgcatcccactgctttcctgctccctcagggcttctctgttgtgttccctgtcagggcagtcattggttgtatcctgacaccatctagttcttctggtcttaggatgatgtagtctctggttcatgtggccctttctgtctcttgggctcgtaatcgccttgtgtccttggtgttcttcattctcctttgctccaagtgggtgtttaagaccccagacgccactcttcaaagtgggatgcagaatgttttcttaatagattttattatgccagttgacttagatgtcccctgaaatcatggtctccaaacccctgcccctgctatgctggccttcgaagaattcagtttattcaggaaacttctttgcttttggtttaatccagttgtgctgacgtcccctgtattgtgtgttgtctttcctttcacctaaagtagtttttaccTACCAACTAATTactgaataccccctcccaccctccctcgtcTCGTatccacaaaagaatgtttttttctcagtttaaactatttctcaagttcttataatagtggtcttacacaatatttgtccttttgcagttgactgatttcactcagcataatgccttccaggttgctccatgttatgaaatgtttcacagattcctcactgttctttatcgatgcatagcattccattgtgtgaatataccgtaatttatttatccattcatccgttgatgggcaccttggttgcttccatctttttgctattgtaaacagtgttgcaataaacatgggtgtgcatatatctaaacattaaattttttttttaaatgtctttattATTCTTGAAATACTGGGTGGGGCTCAGAGTCACTTAAACTTAAGAGATTTCATCTCCAGACCTTCGGTTGTAGCTGTAGTTTAACTCTTTCCCTTAAATTGACGCCCCCTCTCCCCTTGGCTACTTTTGGTTCCCAGGGCACGAGGGATCTTAGTCCCCAGCAGATGGTTGTAAGGGAGAAAATTCTTGGTATGGTTGTCAGCTGCTTTAAACGGCATGGAGCAAAGGGATTGGATACCCCAGCATTTGAGCTGAAGGTAAGGGGAAAAGAATGCCTGGAACCTCATTTCTTCACCTGACTTCAGTGTCTCAAAGGGCTTATAACCTGTGTTCTAGAGTCCTTAGAACTGGGTTCTTCTTATGTTTGATCCCTGCAGGAATTGCTTACTGAAAAGTATGGAGAGGACTCCGTGCTCATCTATGATCTGAAGGATCAGGGTGGAGAGCTGTTGTCCCTTCGCTATGACCTTACTGTATCCTTCTGAGTGCTGGAGCCTAACCTGTCTCTTTCCAGACCTACAGGGATTTATGTGACAAAAGAGGGGAGAGTGACTCTGAGATCAAATAGATTCACTGGGGGCCTCTACTCCCAGTTTCTTCAGGAAGGCAATTCTGCCAGCAGAGCCTGGCCTGGAGCACCGTAGTTTAACTAACGCACATAAAAATCCCTTGTGGGAGCTTTCAGAAACACAAATTCCTGGCCCCAGCCTCAGAGATTCAGCGATCTGCATTTTAAACAGGCATCTTGGGTAATTAAGATGCAGGTGGTCCTGGGCCTACACTATTAAGAAAAAATGGCTTGGAAGTTGTAGGCAAATCCAGCTTCTGAAGCTTGACTATTTTGAGAGGGTTGAGAATTGATATGAATGGGAGGTAATGGCCCAGACCTGAAGTTCTTGTCATTTCTATTTCTGCTTCCCCTGctttctgccaaactttcagattGGTAGGATTCCTTCGTTTATACTATTCAATACGTATTGAATGCCAAGCACTGCCAAGTCTTGGGGATTGTGGGAAACTAGACAGAGAATATCCTTGTTTTCACGCTAGTGAATGAGATCCAATTGCTAGAGGCCCAGTCTTCCCTGATGTCTGTGCACAGGGCCTAAGCTTTGGATGCAGTATCCTTCTTCCTTAACCTATTTGTGTGAGGTCCCTTTTGCTCGTTATCTGGCCATGAATAAAGTGAAGAAGATGAAACGCTATCATATTGGAAAGGTGTGGCGGAGGGAGAGCCCAACCATTGCCCAAGGCCGTTACAGGGAGTTCTACCAGTGTGTAAGTGACTGGATGGAGAGTAACGGCAGCTTGATAATTCTGGAGGCTACACCTTGCGAACTGGCTGAtaagtggagtttttttttttctttttcctgtctttttttctgCTGTAGGATTTTGACATTGCCGGTCAATTTGACCCTATGATTCCTGATGCAGAATGTTTGAAGATCATGTGTGAAATCCTAAGTGGGTTGCAACTGGGGGACTTTCTTATTAAGGTGAGATTGGGACTGTGGACTGGGGGAAGAAGTCTGGATTTGTGTGGTGCTGTTCATGCTAGTACCAAAACATAGGTGGCCCACCCCTCAAGCCTGCGGGGTTTAGTACAGCTACTGCATTTTCTATATACTCTTCCTGTGAGACTTCCCTTTCTGTCCATTTATGAGTCAAGAGAGCAGGGACTGCCATTATTTTGAGGGAAACAGCATTGACAGGGTACTTGGGTTACTTACACTGAATTCACAGGTGAACGACCGGCGGATTTTAGACGGGATGTTTGCTGTCTGTGGTGTTCCTGAAAGCAAGTTCCGAGCCATCTGTTCCTCACTAGACAAACTAGACAAGGTAAAAAAGGAAGGCATGCTTCAGTAAACCCTATCTAGATTTCTGTCTTGCCCTCAAATCTACATTTCTAAACAAAAATGGGATGGTGGCTAGAAGTGAACTGTTTCTGGTAGGAAGGTAAGGTGACATCCTGAAGCAGAGGCTGAGTTCTGCTGTGCAGTGAGGACTGTGGGTGGATTTCCTAAGCTGCCTCTGACTTTGCTGAATATAGTATTAGTTATTCCTGACATACATACTGAATGAAAGTGAGATGTCTTTTTCCAGTTAGAGAAGGAAGGGTCTTGAGACCGAGCTAATGTTTGGGTATTACGCAGATGTCTTGGAAAGATGTGAGACACGAGATGGTGACAAAGAAGAGCCTGGCTCCTGAGGTGGCTGATAGAATTGGGGATTACGTCCAACGTCATGGTAAGAACCAGGGTTTTCAGAGCTATGTGATAGAACCAGGGTAAGGGTGACATGTGTACAACTTCTGCCTCTGAAACTACTCCTTTCCAGAGATGGTGCAGAGCTCCAGAGCCTGGCCTGAATTTAATTCCCCTTTTACTGTAGCCACTTTGTGTTTTCAGATGGCAAAGGTAGAGGCAGAGGAGGCACCTGGTCATATgatctttttttaagaaaatgagtGGGTCTGGCTGGAGCACATTTAGGATAAATTTGGATGAAACACATTTAGATGAAAATAATAGgccttatttttcaccacatGTCTCCCCAGGTGGCGTGTCCCTGGTAGAGCAACTGTTCCAGGATTCCAGACTATCCCAGAACAAGCAGGTCCTGGAGGGCCTGAGGGACCTGAAGCTGCTGTTTGAATACCTGACTCTTTTTGGAATTGCTGAGAAGGTAAGATGAGTTGAGAGTGGGCTTCCTGTTGAGCCCTGGGCTCCCAGGGTTCTAAGTCTTGTCTGAGATTGATGATAGTTTTGTCCCCACAGATCTCTTTTGACTTAAGCCTGGCCCGGGGCCTGGACTACTATACAGGAGTGATCTATGAAGCAGTTTTTCTACAGACCCCAAATCAGGCTGGAGAGGAGTCCTTGAGAATGGGCAGTGTGGCTGCTGGTGGGCGCTATGATGGGCTGGTGGGCATGTTTGACCCCAAGGGCCACAGGGTGCCATGTGTGGGGCTCAGCATTGGAGTGGAGCGGATCTTCTCTATTGTGGAGCAGAGAATGAAGGTAGGTCCTAGGTATGGGTGAATGGGGCCAAAGGCCTAAAAACCCCTCACGTTTCTGGAGGTGAAGTTGGATCATTTTCCTTACTACTCTTTATATCTTTTGGAGTTATTGATGCAAAGAAGTTCTTACTAGTtttgctattttttctttcttttattaggTTTTTGGTGAAAAGGTACGGACCACAGAGACTCAAGTATTTGTGGCCACACCACAGAAGAATTTTCTCCAAGAACGATTGAAGCTAATTGCAGAGCTCTGGGATGCTGGGATCAAGGTATGGTGGAGCTGATATCCAAACCACCTAGGAATATGTGGAAGTTAATCCCAGCGTAATGTTTAGGCTGAAACTCCAGACCTTTTTAGTCTTCATTAGAGTGGCTTCTTAGGGTAGGAGGGCCAGCCACTTATTTCTGGCTCCCTTGGAAATACTTACTCCTATGATTTGTGTGCTGTGGTGACTTCTAAGCCTCCTACTCTGTCTTTACCTTTTTCAGGCTGAGCTACTGTACAAGAACAACCCTAAACTACTAACCCAGCTGCACTACTGTGAGAACATGGGCATTCCACTGGTGGTCATTATTGGTGAGCAAGAAATGAAGGAAGGGATCATCAAGCTCCGTTCAGTGGCCAGCAAGGAGGAGGTGAGTGGGGGCAGGCAGAGATAGATGGAATCAATGTTTCTACCTTTCctggattctttaagaaataCATATTTTCTGGCTGGAGAACTATCCCTAGGGTTAATAGGGATAGAGATGAATGAAGATCTACCCCAAATAACTATTGCAGCCAATGAGTATTGTCCAGGTAGGCAGAAGGACAGATGCTACCTGAATGCATACTTTGAGACTAATCAACAAAAGATATAGATGAGGTATTTGCATTTGAATCCCTTTACTCTTGAGGACATATGTTCTCCATGTCAACTTGAAGCACACGTTACTTCCTGTGGGTTGCTTAATTAGTGGGAGCAGGTGCAGAGTAATATGAATCTAGAAAAGCAGTGGCTAAGGAGCTGGTATCACTTTTGAGTTTGTCACATGAGGGTTCTTTATGTTTCAGGTGACCATTAAACGGGAACATCTTGTGGCTGAAATTCAGAAGCGACTATCTGATTCTTGATCCTTGCCTGACTGTCATCTTCTGCTCCTCGTAGAAAAAGTTTCATCTAGGACCGAGTTCCCGATGGATATCACAACTGCTGTCCAGGATGGGTGACAAGCGCCTTCTGCCTTTGCTATCCTTCCTTGTTACAAAATTAATAGAAAGCCCTAAGGACTCCTGTGTCCGGTGGCTTCAAGTCATTAGTGTGAGCAGTTATTCTCCGTAGGGGCAGATGACTGATACTGTAAAGAGACATGTTCGAACTGCAGAGGCAGATGGCAGGTTTGAAGTGCCAACTGAATGCTGCCAACAGGTGCTGatatggttgctgtgagccgAGCTCTCGGAGAGTCACCTCAGGCTGAGAGGACTGAGCAGTTGAGATCAGAACCATGATACTTAACCTTCCACTGCAGCTTCTGAAGCTGAGGCTGGTGAATTTGTCTGCAGCCAGCCCTTGGCCTGTCCAGGGAGTTTTTGGAGACAGCAAGAAGAGGCAGTGGTTGCTTTCTGCTAATGTCTGAAGACAGAGATGCTACACCACTGGATGCAAGACAGTAGCCAGATTGATCTGGTATCTAGCCCATCCATTGTTAACAACAGGGTGGGGCTGTCTGTTTAAGATCTTCAATGTCGAACTTAATAGGTGACTGACAAGATGAAAATCTGATCTTTTGAGATTTTGGAGATCATTTCCTGTGCCAGAGTCACCGCTCTGACTATTCCATGCCCCTTCATAGAacactttgctgtcaagttgtctgggtaggacagagtagagctgtcccacaggatttccaagaagcggctgatggatttgaactgctgaccttttggttagcagccaagctcttaaccactgcgccaccaggactgcCCTTCCATAGAAGTAGCTGTTTTATAAGTGGTTGgatatgttaaataaaatattaaatgtagTAGTTTGAATAATTTGTTATCACGGGAATAGGCCATAGAAAATACTTGAGTATACACTGGAAAACTGGAACCTCCTTGGGATGATGTTTATTCGTTCAGTGAAGTGAGCAGCCACACTCTGTCGTATCGCTGAAAATCAACATACAGTGAGCCGTGTGCCAGAGTGCTTCACCAAAGAGTGTTGCTGATGAGTGACTTTCCCAAGTCCAATCATGTTCATTAAATTGTACTGTATAGGTTGAATGACTATAATGTTCCTAGCTGAAGGAAAAAATGAGTTAACCAAGGGGTGATAACATTGCTTCAGGAAAAAGAGATAAGGTGCAAAAAGTGCTTCCCATACATTTTTGACCTTTGCAAACACTTCAGCATAGCTTAGGGCCATAGCTCTAGTTCATGCAGGTGAATGGGGCATCTGTTGTTAGGTGgccagtgggttctgactcaacagcaatcccatgcacaacaaaaggaaacactgccccctccttcgccatcctcactatccttgctatgtttgagcccaatgttgcagccactgggtcaatccatcttgttgagggtcttcctctttttcactgaccctttaccaagcatgatgtcctccagggactgatccctcctgataatatgtccaaaatacatgagatgaattcACGCCAGCCTGACTTCTAAGGACcgctctggctatactttttccaagacagacttgtttgtttttctggcagtccatagtatattcaatattctttaccaacaccaccaTTCTAATGGGGCATTTAGAGTCTCTGTTCTTTATCCTTAAAGATGGTTTAGAAACTCATGACAATGTGTGCAAAGTTGATTAGGCTAGATTAGAGGAACCTGTTTCTGAGCCCCAAGTTCCCTCGTTTGTAAGCAGAGGAGCCCAACTAAATCTCTTCGTAGCTCTTGCGAAAAACCACGCCAAAAAAAATGTTAGCAGGTGCCCTTACTTCCGTGTAGCTTCATGCTGCCCTTGCGCCTGCGCCGTCTCCTTGGAGCAGAGGCGGGGTCAACAAGCCTATTTTAGAAGCCCTCCAGTTCTTAGCAGCCTTAGAAAACGACACTCTAAGTTTATTGGAGAGCAAGTTTGCTTTACGCCCGAAGGCCGCTTTTTACGACATTTTCCAGCTTCCCATTCACTTCGCAGTGAAGATGGCGTCGGGCAGCGGGGTAAGTGCTCTGTGTGAGGGGGAGGTTTTGGGGCCTTCTCTGGGCGGAATAGAGACGGACTGCTGCACGGGACTGGCTATCCGACACCTCCTCGCGATCGCAGGGTCTGGGGTGCGTGAGTTCCTCCGTAAGGCCTGGGCGCAGGATCAGCGGCATCGCAGAGGTCTTGGGTTAGGGTCCCGAGGCCACCTCAGCCTCCTTTTACGGGTCCGGAGTGGCTTCTCTCTCGGAGGGTCCTGGGGCCACCTTGGCAACGAGGATCCGGTACTTTCAGTTTCTCTAGGGTTCCAGGCATGGTTAGCGACGGATCTTGAGTGCTTTTTTCCCCACAG
Above is a window of Loxodonta africana isolate mLoxAfr1 chromosome 2, mLoxAfr1.hap2, whole genome shotgun sequence DNA encoding:
- the HARS2 gene encoding histidine--tRNA ligase, mitochondrial isoform X3 is translated as MPQLGLLPRKAWAALLSQILWSPYTACTRAVSSHSQVAEAVLTSQLNPNQEKSDFIIKTPKGTRDLSPQQMVVREKILGMVVSCFKRHGAKGLDTPAFELKDFDIAGQFDPMIPDAECLKIMCEILSGLQLGDFLIKVNDRRILDGMFAVCGVPESKFRAICSSLDKLDKMSWKDVRHEMVTKKSLAPEVADRIGDYVQRHGGVSLVEQLFQDSRLSQNKQVLEGLRDLKLLFEYLTLFGIAEKISFDLSLARGLDYYTGVIYEAVFLQTPNQAGEESLRMGSVAAGGRYDGLVGMFDPKGHRVPCVGLSIGVERIFSIVEQRMKVFGEKVRTTETQVFVATPQKNFLQERLKLIAELWDAGIKAELLYKNNPKLLTQLHYCENMGIPLVVIIGEQEMKEGIIKLRSVASKEEVTIKREHLVAEIQKRLSDS
- the HARS2 gene encoding histidine--tRNA ligase, mitochondrial isoform X1; amino-acid sequence: MPQLGLLPRKAWAALLSQILWSPYTACTRAVSSHSQVAEAVLTSQLNPNQEKSDFIIKTPKGTRDLSPQQMVVREKILGMVVSCFKRHGAKGLDTPAFELKELLTEKYGEDSVLIYDLKDQGGELLSLRYDLTVPFARYLAMNKVKKMKRYHIGKVWRRESPTIAQGRYREFYQCDFDIAGQFDPMIPDAECLKIMCEILSGLQLGDFLIKVNDRRILDGMFAVCGVPESKFRAICSSLDKLDKMSWKDVRHEMVTKKSLAPEVADRIGDYVQRHGGVSLVEQLFQDSRLSQNKQVLEGLRDLKLLFEYLTLFGIAEKISFDLSLARGLDYYTGVIYEAVFLQTPNQAGEESLRMGSVAAGGRYDGLVGMFDPKGHRVPCVGLSIGVERIFSIVEQRMKVFGEKVRTTETQVFVATPQKNFLQERLKLIAELWDAGIKAELLYKNNPKLLTQLHYCENMGIPLVVIIGEQEMKEGIIKLRSVASKEEVTIKREHLVAEIQKRLSDS
- the HARS2 gene encoding histidine--tRNA ligase, mitochondrial isoform X4 — protein: MPQLGLLPRKAWAALLSQILWSPYTACTRAVSSHSQVAEAVLTSQLNPNQEKSDFIIKTPKDFDIAGQFDPMIPDAECLKIMCEILSGLQLGDFLIKVNDRRILDGMFAVCGVPESKFRAICSSLDKLDKMSWKDVRHEMVTKKSLAPEVADRIGDYVQRHGGVSLVEQLFQDSRLSQNKQVLEGLRDLKLLFEYLTLFGIAEKISFDLSLARGLDYYTGVIYEAVFLQTPNQAGEESLRMGSVAAGGRYDGLVGMFDPKGHRVPCVGLSIGVERIFSIVEQRMKVFGEKVRTTETQVFVATPQKNFLQERLKLIAELWDAGIKAELLYKNNPKLLTQLHYCENMGIPLVVIIGEQEMKEGIIKLRSVASKEEVTIKREHLVAEIQKRLSDS
- the HARS2 gene encoding histidine--tRNA ligase, mitochondrial isoform X2, with the translated sequence MSEEFALRMVPVLGQQKGTRDLSPQQMVVREKILGMVVSCFKRHGAKGLDTPAFELKELLTEKYGEDSVLIYDLKDQGGELLSLRYDLTVPFARYLAMNKVKKMKRYHIGKVWRRESPTIAQGRYREFYQCDFDIAGQFDPMIPDAECLKIMCEILSGLQLGDFLIKVNDRRILDGMFAVCGVPESKFRAICSSLDKLDKMSWKDVRHEMVTKKSLAPEVADRIGDYVQRHGGVSLVEQLFQDSRLSQNKQVLEGLRDLKLLFEYLTLFGIAEKISFDLSLARGLDYYTGVIYEAVFLQTPNQAGEESLRMGSVAAGGRYDGLVGMFDPKGHRVPCVGLSIGVERIFSIVEQRMKVFGEKVRTTETQVFVATPQKNFLQERLKLIAELWDAGIKAELLYKNNPKLLTQLHYCENMGIPLVVIIGEQEMKEGIIKLRSVASKEEVTIKREHLVAEIQKRLSDS